Proteins encoded within one genomic window of Dyadobacter chenhuakuii:
- a CDS encoding DUF2291 domain-containing protein, which translates to MNKMVRYGVFLLVVAFLAYHSVYFKKLDEVKAGTASFNAKKYAADFWAKKLTPALAKSTDTGQLLSLLRTDKDKAFKEHAHALGIGNIKYFLIKGSGKVTDVQENQVLIRLESENEKPEMRLATEYVFGNAVRDASGTIDINEFSNSMDFNNVSAEINKIIREKVIPPFKSKVKKGDVIEFAGAIELNQEHLKLNNIEIIPISLTIKEL; encoded by the coding sequence ATGAATAAAATGGTCCGATATGGTGTGTTCCTGCTGGTTGTGGCTTTCCTGGCTTATCATTCGGTGTATTTCAAAAAGCTGGATGAGGTGAAAGCGGGAACAGCTTCCTTCAATGCCAAAAAATATGCTGCGGATTTCTGGGCTAAAAAGCTGACGCCAGCGCTTGCAAAGTCCACTGACACGGGTCAGCTTTTGTCGCTTTTACGGACCGATAAAGACAAGGCTTTTAAAGAGCATGCGCATGCCTTGGGCATCGGTAACATTAAATATTTCCTTATTAAAGGCTCAGGAAAAGTGACGGATGTGCAGGAGAACCAGGTGCTTATCAGGTTGGAATCTGAAAACGAAAAGCCCGAAATGCGCCTTGCAACGGAATATGTGTTTGGTAATGCTGTGCGCGATGCTTCCGGGACGATCGATATCAATGAATTTTCCAATTCCATGGATTTCAATAATGTGTCGGCGGAGATCAATAAGATCATCCGCGAAAAAGTAATCCCGCCATTTAAATCCAAAGTAAAGAAAGGCGATGTCATCGAGTTTGCCGGGGCGATAGAGCTGAATCAGGAACATTTGAAGCTGAATAACATTGAAATCATTCCCATCAGCTTGACAATTAAGGAATTGTAA